The DNA region GGCTAGGGATAGCCGTCGGCCGGTGTATCGACCTCGATCATGTCGATCCGCGACACCGATTTGCCCTTCCGCAGCTCCTCGTAGGACGTCTCCGCGCTCAGGCAGAACAGCGTCCTGCGATCCGCGCCGCCGAGTGCACAGGCGAGCGCGCGGCGGCCGGGCACCGCGATGCGCGCGCGCTCGACACCATTGCGATCGATCCGGACAAACGCGTCTTCGGTGAACGACGCGACCCAGACTGCGCCGTCGCCGTCGAGGCAGATGCCGTCGGGATCATTGACGCAACCGAACCGCCCGCGAAGGCTCAGGCCGCCGTCCGGCGCGATGTCGTAATCGGCGAGACCAGCGCCGTCCATCTCAGCGACGATGAGCCGGCGATGGTCGGAGGAAACGGCAATGCCGTTCGGAAAGCGCAAGCCGTCGGCGACGACGCGGGCGCCGCCGTCGGGCATCACCAGGATGATGCGACCGACGGCGCCGCGGCCCTCCGGCGGCGGCAGATTGAAGCCGAGATCGCCGACGTAAGCACGGCCCTGCCCGTCGACGATCATGTCATCGATCGTACCGGTCGCGATCCCGGAAACATCGGCATACAGGGACAGCGCGCCACCGGAAAACCGCAGCAGCCGCTTCCTGAACATCGTCAGCACGACGATGTCGCCATCAGGCAGCACGCCAAGACCGCACGGCGTGTCGTCGGTCACCGCCGCATGCTCCTGGCGTTCGCCTGACGGGCTGATGCTGAGCAGCGTCCGCGCCATGCAGTCAACGAACCAGAGCCGCCCGCGATGCCAGCGCGGGCCCTCGAAATAGCGCCCGCCGTCCAGGATGGTTCTGAGCCCAGCCGTCATGACGCACCGGCCTGAAAGAACAGATCTGACATGAGAAAGCGCCCCGCCGCACGTTTGGCGAGAATATATCCCCGCTGGGACCGGTCAAACCGGCGTCTCGGCCCCTTAAAAAGACCCGCAAAACCCCGGTTCCCGCAGGGTTCCACACGCTGTATGCCATATTTTGCCGCGTTTTCTCTGTTGAGTTGCGGCAGCGTTAATACTCGAGAATCGAGGGTGGTAGTAATCTGCGGCGGATGTGCCGCGTACGACGCGTTCCGTTTGTGCCTGATCGTTTCAGGGGGGCCAGGGAATGAACCGTTGCCTACGTCCGCTGGCGTGCCTCGCCACGGTGGCCGTGCTCGCGCTGCTTCCGCTTGAGGCAGGCGCCAAACCGCATCATCAGCACCAGGCCAAGAGCGGCCACGGGGACAAGAAGGCGCACGGCGCCAAGGCGACGCGCGAGAGTGCCGCCGTCAAGCGGCGCCATGCCAGGCATGGCAACGACAAGCGCAAATCCGCGAAGGCCAAATCCGCTTCGTCCAAATCGGCTGAGACCACCAAGGCGCCCGAGCCGGAGAAGCCCGCCGGGCCGCAATTGTCGGGCGATCTCGCCGCGGTCAGGGACGCGATCACCGCGGCGCGCCGGGGCAAGACCAGCGAGGCGACCGATATCCAGGCAAAGATCATCGACCCCGTCGGGCGGAAGCTCGTCGAGTGGTATCTGCTGCGCCACTCGGAGTCGAATGCGCCGTTCAGCCGCTATGCGGCATTCGTCACGGCCAACCCGGACTGGCCAAGCGTCACGCTGTTGCGCAAACGGGCTGAGGCGCGGATCTGGCAGGAGCGCAGTGATCCGGCCACGGTTCACGGCTTCACGCTCGATCAGCCGATCAGCGCCAAGGGCAAGTTCGCCCTCGCCCGCACGCTGCTCACCGAAGGCGATCGCGACGGCGCCACGCGGCTGGTGCGCGAGGCCTGGCGCTCGGAAGAATTGTTGGACCGTACCGAGAGCGACGCCTACGACGCATTCAAGGATCTGCTGACGCGCGACGATCATCGCGCGCGCATGGACAAGCGGATCGGCGCCAAGGATCTCGCCGGCGCGAGGCGCGCGGCGCAGCATCTCGGCAGCGACGAGCTGGCCATCGTGAAGGCTTGCGGCGCGGTCCGCGGGCAATCCAGCAAGGCGGAGGACACCCTCAACGACGTGCCGGCGGACGCCCGCAGCGACCTCGGCTACACGCTGTGCCGCATCCAGTGGCTGCTCGCGAAGAACAGGATCGATGATGCGGCGCGCGTGACGATTGCGGCGGCGCCCGAGACCATGGCGCAGCAGGACACCGACCAGTGGTGGCGCGAACGCCGCATCCTCTCCCGCAAGCTGCTCGACCAGGGTGAGTACCAGGCGGCCTATGACGTTATCCGTGCCGCGGCGGCGCCGGACAATCCCTATTACCGCTCCGACATGCACTTCATGCGCGGCTGGATCGCGCTGCGCTATCTCGACGATGCCAGGACCGCGGCAGCGCATTTCGCGCGGATCGACGAGGGCCAGACCAACCCGACCGTGCTGGCGCGCGCCGCCTATTGGCGCGGTCGCGCCGCCGAGGTGCTCGGCAACAACGTGGCGATGCGGGCCGACTACCAGGCAGCGGCGCGCTACCCGACCGCCTATTATGGTCAGCTCGCGCTGGCCAGGCTCGGCCGTGACGGCGTCGAGCTGCACGCGCCCTCGCCGGCGGCCAGCGCGGCCAGCATGGCGGCCGACGAGCGCGTGCGTGCCGCCGACATGCTCTACGCGATCGGCGAGCCCGATATCGTGCTCTATTTCGCCGCCGACCTTGCCGAGGAAAGCGCAGATGTCGGGATGCTCGAGGCGCTCGGCGAACTCACCGGCCGCCACAACGATGCCCGCGCCATGCTGCAGATCGGCAAGATTGCGCTGGCGCGGGGCTTTGCCTTCGACCACTACGCTTTCCCGGTCATCGGCATTCCCAAGCACACCCCGATCGCCCCCGATATCGGGCGCAGCATGACCTACTCGATCGCACGCACCGAAAGCGCGTTCGATCAGCGCGACAAGTCGGCGGCCAACGCCGTCGGCCTGATGCAGGTAACGCCCGAAGCCGGCCGCGACACCGCCAAGCGTTTCGGCGTCAGCTATGACTGGAGCCGGATGGTCTCCGATCCGGTCTACAACACCCAGATGGGCGCGGCCGAATTGAGTGCGCTGCTGGCGGAATATCGCGGCTGCCACATCATGACCTTTGCCGGTTACAACGCCGGCCGCGGCCGTGTCCGCGACTGGATCAAGGCCTATGGCGACCCGCGCGATCCCAAGGTCGATCCGGTGGACTGGGTGGAACGGATTCCGATCTCGGAGACGCGCAACTACGTGCAGCGCGTGATGGAGAATTTCGCGGTCTATCAGGCGCGGTTCGAGGACGCGGGCACGGCGTTGGCGGCAAAGGGCGGCGAGCGCGTCGTGAGGCAGGAGACGAATGCGGCGCCCGCGCAGTAAGCGCCTCCGTCAGGCAGGCCACCGGTCCCGCGAATGCGCGCGCCGGAGAGATTACGACTCTCGCTCTGTCTTCCAGGCCAGCGCCCGGGCCGTCGTCGCTTCAACGAACGCACTCTTGCCGTTTCGATACGCAGCAATGTCGTCGTTGGACGCGCGCGCAAGTTCGCGCTTGATGTCGGCGTAAGCATGCGCGGCCTCGGGATGGGCGCGGAGATAGTCGCGAAACAGCACCAGTTGCTCCCAGCAGGGGTGGGACAGCTGCATCACATGAACATGGTGGGTCCACGGTCCGGGCGGTCCCTTGCGGAAGAACAGCTCGCCCGGCAGCCATGACTCGTACTGTGGCATGTAGACATAGCCCAGCGCCTTGACCGGCTCGACATAGCGCTGTTGTGCCTCGTCGAGACTTGGCACACCAACCAGCAGATCGATGATGGGTTTGGACGGCAACCCCGGTACCGCCGTGCTGCCGACATGCTCAACGGCGAGCACAAGACCTCCAAGCGCTGCCTGGATCCTCGCCCGCTCCTGCTCGAACAGCGCCGGCCAGTTAGGGTCATAGGCGGAGACAATGATCGCCCCTGCGCCGTATTTCTCCATGAGCGCCTCTATCGCTTGCCGGCCTGAGTTGCCGGCAAGCCTCACTCCACCTTCACATTGGCGGCCTTGATCATCGGCCACCATTTTGCAATCTCCGCCTTCTGCCAGGCGCCGAGTGCTTCCGGTTTCAACTGGTCCTTTGGCGGCATCTGCAAGCCGAGATTTTCGAGCTGCTTCTTCACCGCGGGATCGTTCAGCGCCTGGATCACCGCGACGTTGAGCTTGTCCACGATCTCTTTCGGCGTGCCCTTCGGCACCCAGAGGCCGGACCACAGCGTCATGTGGAAGCCCGGCAGGCCGGCCTCATCGACCGTCGGGACCTCAGCCGCGTTCGCGACCCGCTTGGAATCGGTGACCGCATAGGCACGGATGTTGCCGGCGCGGACCTGGTTGATCGAGTTCGACGTCTGGTCGACGATGATATCGATCTGGCCGGCGACGAGGTCGTTCAGCGCCGGCCCGGTGCCGCGATAGGGCACGTATTGCAGCTTGATTCCGGAGACGTTCTCGAAATAGAGCCCGGCGATGTGGCTGCCGCTGCCGGCGCCGGCGGTGCCCGCGGTCGGCGGCGCCGGCCGCGACTTCAGCCACTCCAACAGCTCCTTCAGCGACTTCGCCGGCACGGCGTTCTTGCTGACGATGATCATCGGATTGCTCGGCAGCAGCACCACCGGCTCGAGATCATCGACGAGATCGTAGCCAAGCTTGTAGATCGCGCCGTTCGCGACATGGGTGCCGAGATGACCGAACGAGACGGTGTAACCGTCGGGCGCCGCGCGCACCGCACGGCCGACACCGAGCGAGCCGCCCGCTCCGGTCACGTTCTCGATCAGAACCACCTCGCCGAGCGACTGCTTCATGCGCTCGGCGAGGATACGCGCCATCGCATCCGACGGACCGCCGGCGGCGAACGGCACGACGATGGTGATCGGGTGCGCGGGCCAGGTTTCCGCCGAAACGGTCCCCGTGAACGCCAACATCGCCAACACGGCCAGAACCAGTTTCCGCATCACGCGCTCCCCTCAATCTTCCTTGTCGTATCATTTTTGAAGGGCCACCTTTCAACAAGATGGCCCTTCGGATGAGGCGTCAGAACTGCGAGAAGTCGATCGGCTTGTGCCTGTCGAGCGCGCGGGTCACCGGCTGCAGCGGGTATTTCAGGCCGCTGGCGCAATTGAACAGCATCACGCGGTCTGCCTTGGTGACGCGGCCGTCGGTAAGGCTCTGCTTGTAGGCGGCATAGGTCGCAGCCCCCTCGGGGCACAGCAACAGTCCCTCCTCGCGCGCGACCTCGTTGAGGGCGGCGGTGATCTTGTCGTCATCGACCGCGATAGCAAATCCCTTGCTCTCGCGCACCGCGCGCAGGATGAGAAAATCGCCGACCGCCTGCGGCACGCGGATGCCCGAGGCGATGGTGTGAGCGTCCTCCCAGCGCGCCGCATGCTCGGTTCCGGCCTCATAGGCGCGCACCATCGGCGCGCAGCCGGAGGCCTGCACCGCGACCATCCGCGGGCGCTTCGAACCGATGAAGCCGATCTTCTCGAGCTCGTCGAACGCCTTCCACATGCCGATCAGGCCGGTGCCGCCACCGGTCGGATAGAAGATCACATCGGGCACGTCCCAGCCGAGCTGCTCGGCGAGCTCGAGGCCCATCGTCTTCTTGCCCTCGATCCGGTACGGCTCCTTCAGGGTCGATGTATCGAACCAGCCGACTTTTGCTTTCCCTTCGCCGACGATCTTGCCGCAATCGTCGATGTAGCCGTTGACGCGATAGACGGTGGCGCCCTGCAGCTCGATCTCGCTGACATTCACCTCCGGCGTATCCGCCGGACAGAAGATCGTGGTCTTGATCCCGCAGGAAGTGGCGTAGGCTGCGAGCGCCGCGCCGGCGTTGCCGTTGGTCGGCATCGCCATGTGCTTGATCCCGAGTGCCTTGCCCATCGAGACCGCCATGACGAGGCCGCGCGCCTTGAACGAGCCGGTCGGCAGCCGCCCCTCGTCCTTGACGATGATCTCGCCGCCGCCAAGCCTTGAGGAAAGCTTCGGCAACCGGATCAGCGGCGTCGTAACTTCGCCGAGACTGACGATGTCCTTGCATTTGCGCACCGGCAACAGCTCGCGGTAGCGCCACAGGTCGGCGGGGCGCTCGGCCAGTGCGTCCTTGGTCAGCGCCTTCTTCACCCCGGCGAGATCGTAGCGCACCAAGAGCGGCTTGCCGGCCTTCGAGAGGTTG from Bradyrhizobium sp. B124 includes:
- a CDS encoding SMP-30/gluconolactonase/LRE family protein; this encodes MTAGLRTILDGGRYFEGPRWHRGRLWFVDCMARTLLSISPSGERQEHAAVTDDTPCGLGVLPDGDIVVLTMFRKRLLRFSGGALSLYADVSGIATGTIDDMIVDGQGRAYVGDLGFNLPPPEGRGAVGRIILVMPDGGARVVADGLRFPNGIAVSSDHRRLIVAEMDGAGLADYDIAPDGGLSLRGRFGCVNDPDGICLDGDGAVWVASFTEDAFVRIDRNGVERARIAVPGRRALACALGGADRRTLFCLSAETSYEELRKGKSVSRIDMIEVDTPADGYP
- a CDS encoding lytic transglycosylase domain-containing protein, whose amino-acid sequence is MNRCLRPLACLATVAVLALLPLEAGAKPHHQHQAKSGHGDKKAHGAKATRESAAVKRRHARHGNDKRKSAKAKSASSKSAETTKAPEPEKPAGPQLSGDLAAVRDAITAARRGKTSEATDIQAKIIDPVGRKLVEWYLLRHSESNAPFSRYAAFVTANPDWPSVTLLRKRAEARIWQERSDPATVHGFTLDQPISAKGKFALARTLLTEGDRDGATRLVREAWRSEELLDRTESDAYDAFKDLLTRDDHRARMDKRIGAKDLAGARRAAQHLGSDELAIVKACGAVRGQSSKAEDTLNDVPADARSDLGYTLCRIQWLLAKNRIDDAARVTIAAAPETMAQQDTDQWWRERRILSRKLLDQGEYQAAYDVIRAAAAPDNPYYRSDMHFMRGWIALRYLDDARTAAAHFARIDEGQTNPTVLARAAYWRGRAAEVLGNNVAMRADYQAAARYPTAYYGQLALARLGRDGVELHAPSPAASAASMAADERVRAADMLYAIGEPDIVLYFAADLAEESADVGMLEALGELTGRHNDARAMLQIGKIALARGFAFDHYAFPVIGIPKHTPIAPDIGRSMTYSIARTESAFDQRDKSAANAVGLMQVTPEAGRDTAKRFGVSYDWSRMVSDPVYNTQMGAAELSALLAEYRGCHIMTFAGYNAGRGRVRDWIKAYGDPRDPKVDPVDWVERIPISETRNYVQRVMENFAVYQARFEDAGTALAAKGGERVVRQETNAAPAQ
- a CDS encoding GrpB family protein, whose product is MVADDQGRQCEGGVRLAGNSGRQAIEALMEKYGAGAIIVSAYDPNWPALFEQERARIQAALGGLVLAVEHVGSTAVPGLPSKPIIDLLVGVPSLDEAQQRYVEPVKALGYVYMPQYESWLPGELFFRKGPPGPWTHHVHVMQLSHPCWEQLVLFRDYLRAHPEAAHAYADIKRELARASNDDIAAYRNGKSAFVEATTARALAWKTERES
- a CDS encoding tripartite tricarboxylate transporter substrate binding protein BugD, with the translated sequence MRKLVLAVLAMLAFTGTVSAETWPAHPITIVVPFAAGGPSDAMARILAERMKQSLGEVVLIENVTGAGGSLGVGRAVRAAPDGYTVSFGHLGTHVANGAIYKLGYDLVDDLEPVVLLPSNPMIIVSKNAVPAKSLKELLEWLKSRPAPPTAGTAGAGSGSHIAGLYFENVSGIKLQYVPYRGTGPALNDLVAGQIDIIVDQTSNSINQVRAGNIRAYAVTDSKRVANAAEVPTVDEAGLPGFHMTLWSGLWVPKGTPKEIVDKLNVAVIQALNDPAVKKQLENLGLQMPPKDQLKPEALGAWQKAEIAKWWPMIKAANVKVE
- a CDS encoding threonine synthase; translation: MKDNDNLTIERPTFVTHLECAMEGDHYAADQVHNLSKAGKPLLVRYDLAGVKKALTKDALAERPADLWRYRELLPVRKCKDIVSLGEVTTPLIRLPKLSSRLGGGEIIVKDEGRLPTGSFKARGLVMAVSMGKALGIKHMAMPTNGNAGAALAAYATSCGIKTTIFCPADTPEVNVSEIELQGATVYRVNGYIDDCGKIVGEGKAKVGWFDTSTLKEPYRIEGKKTMGLELAEQLGWDVPDVIFYPTGGGTGLIGMWKAFDELEKIGFIGSKRPRMVAVQASGCAPMVRAYEAGTEHAARWEDAHTIASGIRVPQAVGDFLILRAVRESKGFAIAVDDDKITAALNEVAREEGLLLCPEGAATYAAYKQSLTDGRVTKADRVMLFNCASGLKYPLQPVTRALDRHKPIDFSQF